A stretch of the Nitratireductor thuwali genome encodes the following:
- a CDS encoding thiamine pyrophosphate-requiring protein yields the protein MAMVADFMLDRLNQWGVKRIYGYPGDGINGILGALGRAEDKIEFVQTAHEELAAFAACAHAKWTGETGVCLATSGPGAIHLLNGLYDAKLDHTPVVAIVGQQKRMSLGGNYQQEVDLISLFKDVASDYVHMCTDPAQMRHLVDRAMRIAQAERTVTCIIVPNDVQEMDAVSSPPREHGALFSGVGYAKPAHAPGEAELKQAAEILNGGERVAMLIGAGALDAGAEVIKVADILGAGVAKALLGRAALPDDLPFVTGSIGLLGTRPSFDLMMGCDTLLVVGSSFPYSEFLPPEGQARGVQIDIDGRMLSIRYPMEVNLVGDSAATLQALIPHLKRKEDRSWRDEVEKNVSDWWELMEERAMSAADPVNPQRVLWELSPRLPDNCIISADSGSVANWFARDLKLRPGMKASLSGGLATMCPGVPYAMAAKFAYPDRVAIGLVGDGAMQMLGNNSLIDVAKYWQRWSDPRLVIMVLNNGDLNQVTWEQRVMAGDPKFPDSQDVPAFDYARYAAMIGLKGIRVETPDEVGSAWEEALTADRPCVLDVVTDPKVPPLPPHVTYEQAKKYAQAVVKGDPEAIGIIWQSFKQAAQGVLPSRH from the coding sequence ATGGCAATGGTCGCCGATTTCATGCTCGACCGTCTCAACCAGTGGGGCGTCAAGCGCATCTACGGATATCCCGGTGACGGGATCAACGGCATCCTCGGCGCTCTCGGGCGGGCGGAAGACAAGATCGAGTTCGTGCAGACCGCGCATGAGGAGCTGGCCGCCTTCGCCGCCTGCGCCCACGCCAAATGGACCGGCGAGACCGGCGTCTGCCTCGCCACTTCCGGGCCTGGCGCGATTCACCTTCTCAACGGCCTTTACGATGCAAAGCTGGACCATACGCCGGTGGTCGCCATCGTCGGACAGCAAAAGCGCATGTCGCTCGGCGGCAATTATCAGCAGGAAGTGGATCTTATCTCGCTGTTCAAGGACGTGGCCAGCGACTACGTGCACATGTGCACCGATCCGGCGCAGATGCGTCATCTCGTCGACCGGGCGATGCGGATCGCGCAGGCCGAGCGCACGGTGACCTGCATCATCGTGCCCAACGATGTGCAGGAAATGGACGCCGTTTCCTCTCCGCCGCGCGAGCACGGCGCACTCTTTTCGGGCGTGGGCTATGCCAAGCCGGCTCATGCGCCCGGTGAGGCCGAACTGAAACAGGCAGCCGAGATATTGAACGGCGGCGAGCGCGTTGCCATGCTGATAGGCGCCGGCGCGCTGGATGCCGGCGCGGAGGTCATCAAGGTTGCCGACATTCTGGGTGCCGGTGTCGCCAAGGCGCTGCTCGGCCGCGCCGCTCTGCCGGACGACCTTCCCTTCGTCACCGGTTCGATCGGCCTGCTCGGCACCCGGCCGAGCTTCGACCTGATGATGGGCTGCGACACGCTGCTCGTCGTCGGCTCCAGCTTCCCCTATTCCGAATTCCTGCCGCCCGAGGGCCAGGCGCGCGGGGTGCAGATCGACATCGATGGCCGCATGCTCAGCATTCGCTACCCGATGGAGGTGAACCTGGTTGGCGACAGCGCGGCGACCCTCCAGGCCCTCATTCCGCATCTGAAGCGCAAGGAAGACCGTTCCTGGCGTGACGAGGTGGAGAAGAATGTCAGCGACTGGTGGGAGCTGATGGAAGAGCGCGCCATGAGCGCCGCCGATCCCGTCAACCCGCAGCGTGTCCTGTGGGAGCTCTCGCCGCGCCTCCCGGACAATTGCATCATCAGCGCAGATTCGGGCAGCGTCGCGAACTGGTTCGCGCGCGACCTGAAGCTGCGGCCGGGAATGAAGGCGTCGCTGTCGGGCGGGCTGGCGACCATGTGCCCGGGCGTGCCCTATGCGATGGCCGCCAAATTCGCCTATCCCGACCGCGTCGCGATCGGCCTGGTCGGCGATGGGGCGATGCAGATGCTCGGCAACAACAGTCTGATCGACGTCGCGAAATACTGGCAGCGTTGGAGCGACCCGCGGCTGGTCATCATGGTGCTCAACAATGGCGACCTGAACCAGGTCACGTGGGAGCAGCGCGTGATGGCGGGCGATCCGAAATTTCCCGATTCGCAGGACGTGCCGGCCTTCGACTATGCCCGCTACGCCGCGATGATCGGCCTCAAGGGCATCAGGGTGGAGACGCCGGACGAGGTGGGCTCGGCCTGGGAGGAGGCGCTGACGGCCGACAGGCCCTGCGTCCTCGACGTGGTGACGGACCCGAAGGTGCCGCCGCTGCCGCCGCACGTCACATACGAGCAGGCGAAGAAATATGCCCAGGCCGTCGTCAAGGGCGATCCCGAGGCCATCGGCATCATCTGGCAGTCCTTCAAGCAGGCTGCGCAAGGCGTGCTGCCGAGCCGGCATTAG
- a CDS encoding enolase C-terminal domain-like protein: protein MKQPKIERIQVAAYRVPTDGPEGDGTLRWDATTMIVVHAHAGGERGLGYTYSHEAAAELIRTKLAEIATGHDAMAVSACWEAMAGIIRNFGRAGLAFQAISAVDTALWDLKAKLLGLSLANLLGQVREAVPVYGSGGFTTYSPERLQEQFRGWVGQGITRVKMKVGSSPAKDVARVRAAREAIGPEAELFVDANGAYDRKQALEKAEAFREHGVSWFEEPVSSDDLDGLRLLRDRAPAGMDVTAGEYGHDLFYFRRMIEAGAVDVLQPDATRCGGITGFMQAGILCQAHGLPFSAHTAPALHAHPCCALPNARHVEYFHDHARIEEMLLEGATPPVDGSLRPDLSRPGLGLEFRDQEAARYAI, encoded by the coding sequence ATGAAACAGCCGAAGATCGAGCGCATCCAGGTTGCCGCATATCGGGTTCCGACCGACGGGCCGGAGGGCGACGGGACGCTGCGCTGGGATGCGACCACGATGATCGTCGTGCATGCCCATGCCGGCGGAGAGCGCGGCCTCGGCTATACCTATAGCCATGAAGCGGCAGCCGAGCTGATACGCACGAAGCTCGCGGAAATCGCGACGGGGCATGATGCCATGGCAGTTTCCGCCTGCTGGGAGGCGATGGCCGGCATCATACGCAATTTCGGCCGCGCCGGTCTCGCCTTCCAGGCCATTTCCGCAGTGGACACGGCGCTTTGGGATCTGAAGGCGAAGCTCCTGGGCCTGTCTCTCGCAAACCTTCTCGGCCAGGTGCGCGAGGCGGTCCCGGTCTATGGAAGCGGCGGCTTCACCACCTATTCGCCCGAGCGCCTGCAGGAGCAGTTTCGCGGCTGGGTCGGGCAAGGCATCACCCGCGTCAAGATGAAGGTCGGCAGTTCCCCCGCGAAGGACGTTGCCCGCGTCCGCGCGGCGCGCGAGGCGATAGGGCCCGAGGCCGAGCTCTTCGTCGACGCCAACGGCGCCTATGATCGCAAGCAGGCGCTGGAAAAGGCGGAGGCGTTCCGCGAGCACGGCGTGAGCTGGTTCGAGGAGCCGGTATCGTCGGATGACCTCGACGGCCTGCGGCTTCTGCGCGACCGCGCGCCTGCCGGAATGGACGTCACCGCCGGCGAATACGGACACGACCTCTTTTACTTCCGCCGCATGATCGAGGCGGGCGCGGTGGACGTTCTGCAGCCGGACGCGACACGCTGTGGAGGCATCACCGGCTTCATGCAGGCCGGCATCCTGTGCCAGGCGCACGGGCTTCCGTTCTCGGCCCACACCGCGCCCGCCCTCCACGCCCATCCCTGCTGCGCCCTGCCGAATGCCCGCCACGTCGAATATTTCCACGATCACGCGCGCATCGAGGAGATGCTTCTGGAAGGCGCCACGCCGCCCGTCGACGGTTCGCTCCGCCCCGACCTTTCCCGCCCCGGCCTCGGCCTGGAATTCAGGGACCAGGAAGCGGCCCGCTACGCCATCTGA
- a CDS encoding FAD-binding and (Fe-S)-binding domain-containing protein produces the protein MANVRTEPPPPFSDEAAAALAADLGRRIRGEVRFRSEDRALYSTDASNYRQVPIGVVIPCDAEDAVEAVACCREHGAPVLPRGCGTSLSGETCNVAVVLDFSKYHNRVLDIDYGKRRARVQSGTIFDDLRNEVETRDLTVAFDTSTHAYATIGGMVGNNSCGVHSVLAEKMGAGSGRTEDNIHELEVLTYDGLRMKVGPTSEEELEEIIRQGGRKGEIYGKLKALRDKYADLIRERYPKIPRRVSGYSLPQLLPEHGFNVARALVGTEGTCVTVLEATVGLVESPPARALLVIGYPDVFASGDHVAEVLASGPVGLEAVDARLIENMRRKGLHTKELDLLPEGGGWLLAEFGGDNDEDAAAQARELMAKLDKSRNRPATRLLTDPSEQESVWHIRESGLGATAFVPGRQDNWPGWEDSAVPPERVGDYLRDLKALFGRYGYRASLYGHFGQGCIHCRINFDIQTQAGVAKWRSFLDEAADLVVSYGGSFSGEHGDGQARAELLPKMFGEELVQAFREFKAIWDPQGKMNPGKVVDPYPITAHLQAGPDYRPPEVDTHFAYPDDGGSFARAVTRCVGVGKCRMRGGQVMCPSFMATREEEHTTRGRAHSLFEMLHGGPIKDGWRSDQVHEALDLCLACKGCRSDCPVNVDMATYKAEFMAHYYEGRRRPMHMYSMGLIYWWARMASRMPAAANFFMRTEPFAGMMKRMGGIAPQRQMPAFASPTLTGWFHGRAAPDGSSRAADRARVMLWPDTFTNYLTPEPGKAAVEVLEAAGYQVEIPPRPLCCGRPLYAIGMLDRAKKLWRQTLDHLRPLIRDGVPLVGIEPSCVAAFRDELLNLFPDDEDARKLAHRTYMLSEFLRKEGFEPPRLEAKALVHFHCNHHAVMGKDDENAVLDALGLDHRDLNAGCCGMAGPFGFEADHYDVSIKCAERVLLPEVRKAEPDTLIIADGFSCREQIAQTTGRQALHLAEALRMAMRQPAAGNARADGNRRPETGPAE, from the coding sequence GTGGCCAATGTTCGCACAGAGCCACCACCCCCTTTTTCGGACGAAGCGGCCGCGGCGCTCGCCGCCGATCTCGGCCGCCGGATCCGCGGAGAAGTCCGTTTCCGCAGCGAGGACCGCGCGCTCTATTCCACCGACGCGTCGAACTACCGCCAGGTGCCGATCGGCGTGGTGATCCCGTGCGATGCGGAAGATGCCGTCGAGGCCGTGGCCTGCTGCCGCGAGCACGGCGCGCCGGTCCTGCCCAGGGGCTGCGGCACCAGCCTGTCGGGCGAGACCTGCAATGTTGCCGTGGTGCTCGACTTTTCCAAGTACCACAACCGCGTGCTCGACATCGATTATGGCAAGAGGCGGGCGCGGGTGCAGAGCGGGACGATCTTCGACGATTTGCGCAACGAGGTGGAGACGCGCGACCTCACGGTGGCCTTCGATACCTCGACCCATGCCTACGCCACCATCGGTGGGATGGTGGGCAACAATTCCTGCGGCGTTCACTCCGTGCTTGCGGAGAAGATGGGCGCCGGCTCGGGCCGCACGGAGGACAATATCCACGAACTGGAGGTGCTCACCTATGACGGCCTGCGCATGAAGGTCGGCCCCACCAGCGAGGAGGAGCTGGAGGAGATCATCCGCCAGGGCGGGCGCAAGGGTGAGATCTACGGCAAGCTCAAGGCTCTGCGCGACAAATATGCCGACCTCATCAGGGAGCGCTACCCGAAGATTCCCCGGCGCGTCTCCGGCTACAGCCTGCCGCAATTGCTGCCCGAGCACGGCTTCAATGTCGCCCGCGCCCTGGTCGGCACGGAGGGAACCTGCGTGACGGTTCTGGAGGCGACCGTCGGGCTCGTCGAAAGCCCGCCCGCCCGCGCGCTCCTCGTCATCGGATACCCGGACGTTTTTGCCAGCGGCGACCACGTTGCCGAAGTGCTGGCGAGCGGGCCCGTCGGCCTTGAGGCCGTCGACGCCCGGCTGATCGAGAACATGCGGCGCAAGGGACTGCACACGAAGGAACTGGACCTTCTGCCCGAAGGCGGCGGATGGCTGCTCGCCGAGTTCGGCGGCGACAATGACGAGGATGCAGCAGCGCAGGCCCGCGAACTGATGGCGAAGCTCGACAAGAGCCGCAATCGGCCCGCAACGCGGCTCCTCACCGACCCGAGCGAACAGGAGAGCGTCTGGCACATCCGCGAATCCGGGCTTGGCGCGACGGCCTTCGTCCCCGGGCGCCAGGACAACTGGCCCGGCTGGGAGGATTCGGCCGTGCCGCCGGAACGGGTGGGCGACTATCTGCGCGATCTCAAGGCCCTCTTCGGCCGCTATGGCTATCGCGCCTCGCTCTATGGCCATTTCGGCCAGGGCTGCATCCACTGCCGCATCAATTTCGACATTCAGACGCAGGCGGGCGTGGCCAAGTGGCGCTCGTTCCTCGACGAGGCGGCGGACCTGGTCGTCAGCTATGGCGGATCGTTCTCGGGCGAGCACGGCGACGGCCAGGCACGCGCGGAGCTGTTGCCAAAGATGTTCGGAGAGGAGCTGGTCCAGGCCTTCCGCGAGTTCAAGGCTATCTGGGACCCGCAAGGCAAGATGAACCCGGGCAAGGTGGTGGATCCCTACCCCATCACGGCGCACCTGCAGGCCGGGCCGGACTACCGGCCGCCGGAAGTCGATACCCATTTCGCCTATCCCGACGACGGCGGCAGCTTCGCCCGCGCGGTCACGCGCTGCGTGGGCGTCGGAAAATGCCGCATGCGCGGCGGGCAGGTCATGTGCCCGAGCTTCATGGCGACGCGCGAGGAGGAGCACACGACGCGCGGCCGCGCCCACAGCCTGTTCGAAATGCTCCATGGCGGGCCCATCAAGGACGGCTGGCGCAGCGACCAGGTGCACGAGGCGCTCGATCTGTGCCTGGCCTGCAAGGGGTGCAGGAGCGACTGCCCCGTCAATGTCGACATGGCCACCTACAAGGCCGAGTTCATGGCCCACTATTACGAAGGCCGGCGGCGGCCGATGCACATGTATTCGATGGGCCTGATCTACTGGTGGGCGCGCATGGCCTCCCGCATGCCGGCGGCGGCCAATTTCTTCATGCGCACCGAGCCGTTCGCCGGGATGATGAAGCGCATGGGCGGCATCGCGCCCCAGCGGCAGATGCCGGCCTTCGCCTCGCCTACCTTGACCGGCTGGTTCCACGGCCGCGCTGCGCCTGACGGATCGTCGCGCGCGGCCGACCGGGCCCGCGTCATGCTCTGGCCGGACACCTTCACCAACTATCTGACGCCCGAGCCCGGCAAGGCAGCCGTCGAGGTCCTCGAAGCGGCGGGCTACCAGGTGGAAATCCCGCCGCGCCCTCTCTGCTGCGGCCGGCCGCTCTATGCCATCGGCATGCTGGACCGGGCGAAAAAGCTCTGGCGGCAGACGCTCGATCATCTGCGGCCCCTGATCCGCGACGGCGTGCCGCTGGTCGGCATCGAGCCGAGCTGCGTTGCCGCATTTCGCGACGAGCTCCTCAATCTCTTTCCCGACGACGAGGATGCGCGCAAGCTCGCCCATCGGACTTATATGCTGAGCGAGTTCCTTCGGAAGGAGGGCTTCGAGCCGCCCCGCCTCGAGGCGAAGGCCCTCGTCCACTTCCACTGCAATCATCATGCGGTGATGGGCAAGGACGACGAGAACGCGGTCCTCGACGCGCTCGGCCTCGACCATCGCGATCTCAACGCCGGCTGCTGCGGCATGGCCGGCCCCTTCGGCTTCGAGGCCGATCACTACGACGTCTCCATCAAATGCGCCGAGCGCGTGCTCCTTCCCGAGGTGCGCAAAGCCGAGCCCGACACGCTGATCATCGCCGACGGCTTCAGTTGCCGCGAGCAGATTGCACAGACCACCGGCCGGCAGGCGCTCCATCTGGCGGAAGCGCTGCGCATGGCGATGCGGCAGCCCGCTGCCGGGAACGCACGAGCCGACGGAAACCGGAGGCCTGAGACCGGGCCTGCAGAGTGA